From the genome of Alkalimarinus coralli:
CAAACAAAGGAAAATAAGTCCGCTGGTAAGCAGACGCCTAACAGCATTAGTAGGAAAGCGGCTATATTAGTTATTTTTCTAGCCTTCATTGCAGCGTTTGGCGCCCCTGGATATGCTGCCATATCAATGGCAAACACCTCAAATGATGTAGAAATTAGTAGCTTAGCAGCCCCATCAAAACTTGGAGACTGGACACGAAGCTACCTTAAGAAATACTTGATTGAACCTCCACAGTTTAATGCGCCCGATATTGCATTTGATGGTATCTATTCTAATCAGGCGCATGACATTCAACTATCAATAAGAAGCTACATACAACAAGCCCCAGGAAAGGAATTAATTAACTTTAACAACCATTTATTTAGCAGTAAGCGCTATATAAAGTTGTCTTCAGGACAACTTCGCCCGGAAGGCAATACGTATGGTTATATAGTGATTAAAGAAAAAACCGACAAACGAGAACTGATTACCTATCAATATAATGTTTCTTACACCGAAACCAGCAGCCGCCTAAACGCAAAACTGCTTGAGGTAATTAGGCCTTTGGTTGGCAGCCCTCCTTCTACCCTAACTTATGCACGAATAAAATGTAGCACTGATTGTGCAGATGAAAAACGTATTTCAGCTCAATTCCTTAACTCAGCCAAACTAGAACTAAACCTTTACGTCAATAAAAATATGTGACTGATGTCACATATTTTTACACTTCATGTGATTTCTAACAAGAGAGAATACTTCCAGCACAAATATCTATCTGTTTCTTAAAGACTCTATAGATATTTGTTCGTTTTTTGCTCTATTCCTCACGACCAACATGAGGGAAGAATAATGCAAAAAATAATAAATTACCTTTTATTAACCCTACTATCCACATGCTTAGCTGTTCAGGCCAACGCCTCAGAACTCCGGGCGAGTCCAAATGCCAATCGCAGCGCATCGGTATTACTGGAAGGTGCTTCACTAGTCGGCGACACATATATTTATGCAGAACCGACTTCGACAAGCACAAAACAGGTTCGCTTCTACCTTGATACTGGAACAAGCACACAGCCGACAAAAATAGAAAACCTTGAACCGTACGATTTTGCAGGAACGCAACTAGACAATACCGCAATTGCATTTGATACCACTACTGTAACGGACGGATACCATAGCTTATCTGTAGAGATAGAAGACAACTCCGGCAATATAGAAGTACTAGAGTCACAATTTTTGGTTGCCAATAGCGAGCCTAGCTTGGTACTTGGAAATGCCCTATTAAACGCAAGTGTAACCGAAGGCTCCTCTCCGATTACCCTCAGCACCACTGTTTCTGCCAGTGATGGAACTAACTCCGTATATAATGTAACAGAGTCGACGTCTTGGCTTAACGTATCCGGATCTTCCAGCACGACACCTTCAAATATTGATGTTGTTATAGATCCATCGTCATTGACGCCCGGTGAATACAATTCAGTTATAAATTTTACAGCGACTGGGCTTCACCCCACTCAACTATCCATAACTCTATTGGTTACCGCTCAAGGTACAGGTGCTTATCAACTTTTGGTAAGCGACCAAAGTGATCGATCATCGCCATCTATATTGAACGATTCAACTCTGTCAGGCGACACTCACATATTTATTTCACCAGAAGATAATGTAAAACAGGTCCAGTTTTTCCTAGACAGCCCACTAACAGACCCTGCCACAAAAATAGAGAACGTTAAGCCTTTTGATTTAGGCGGAACTCAAACAAACACAAACGCAATTCCGTATGATACCACCACACTTGTTGACGGTTTTCATACACTGCAGGCAAAAGTCATCATGAACGACTCTAGCGAAGAAGTCGTAACCGCAAACTTCTCAGTTGCAAACTCTACCAGTGGTTTTCTGTTTTCACCATCAATAATAAACGAAGATGTCATATCGGGTAGTTCACCACTTCAAATTAACGTATTGCTTGGCCTCAATGCAGCGGCTGACGGTTCTAGCCCGTTATATAGTGCGGTAAGTAGCGCACCCTGGCTTACCGTTAGCCCTTCCACTGGCTCAGCACCGGAAACCTTATTGGTAACACTTGATCCAACGGGTTTATCCAATGGAACGCATAACGCAAATATACAGGTTTCTTCACCTGGTTTTGAAACTGCTAGTTTGCCGGTAGCAATGACCGTTTCACAGTTTGGCCATATATTGGAAGCCAGTTCCGGTACGATTAACATAAGTAGTACCCCAAACTCTGGCGAAGTATCGCAACTAGTGACCATTTCAACAAGCGACAACACCGCTACAAACTATTCAGTAGCAAGTGATTCGAGCTGGTTGACAGTAACTTCACCTACCGGTTTAACTCCCGAAGACATTACCATCAAAGTGAATACCAATAGCCTGGCTAACGGTAGCTATCAAGGCGTACTGACGGTATCCGCCAGTTCATTCGACTCTATAAGCATTATTGTCAATGTTACAATCTCTGATAGTGACAAATGCGCCCCAGTGATTTGCTCAGCAATTAAAGTGCCTCTTCCTTATGAGTTAAACTTCGACACAGACAATGGGCACCTGTTAGACAAAAACAACATGGGCACAGGGTTTACTTATATCCAGCCCAGCAGCAATGGCGGGGGGCTGCTGAATAGTAAATTTGAAGTTGATACCGGCAGTGATAATCTGGTGCTAACCACAACAGCGGGAATACAATACCTTGCTAACAATAACCTTAACAATGCCTTGGGCGTCGGCTTCGCAGGCCCTAATCAAATAACCGACATATCAACAACGCTAATATCTCCCCCAGAAGGGTCGGGAAATTATGAGCAAGCCGGGCTGTGGTTTGGGTTTGATGAAGATCATTACGTTAAGCTAGTACTGCTTTCAACTCCCTCAGGCGCTACCGTTGAGTTAGCCTACGAGAGTGGCGGGGTAATCAGCAGTAGCACGTACGTTAATGTTCCCAACGTTTCATCCTCAGATCTTACGTTTAGAATAATTGCAACGCCATCCAGCAAAACTGTCACCGGTTATTATTCAATTAATGGCGGCTTTGAACACAAGGTCGATACCTTAACCGTATCACCTGAAATGTTTAGCTTTGACGCAGCCGGTATTGACCCGGAAATTGGAACCCGATCTTTTGCAGGCATATTCGCAACAAACCGTCATAGCACGACAGAGCTGACCTATACATTTGATCACTTTACCGTTAAAGAAAACCTAACGCCTCCTGGCGGAACTAATTTTGACTTTACACGCAAGTCTTATGATATCAGCTTTCCAACCAGCATGGTCTGGGCTCCTGATGGCCGACTGTATGTAACTGAGCTATTTGGAACCATTCATGCGCTGACCTATGATGACAATCTTAACGTCATTGATGACGAAGTTATCAGTTCTTTAACCAGTACGCATGGGGGCAGACTTACATTAGGAATCACTTATCATCAAGATAGTGCGTCGGATCCTAGTGACTTTTCGCTTTGGGTTTCTCATTCCAGCCCCTCAATTGACAATGGGGTTGCCAACTCAGGCACAGTATCAAGATTAAGCGGTACAGGTTTTGGCGTTGTTGAAGATATTGTCACGGGCCTCCCTAGAGCCAAAGCCAATCATGCACCAAACAGTCTACACTTTGGCCCAGATGATAGGCTATATATTGCAATTGGCGGAAACACTGGCGCAGGAGCTCCGGTTAACGTACCAACGGAATTCGGAGATCGAGCAGAGCAACCTCTTTCCGCAGCATTGGTGGTAGCTGATGTATTTGCTAGCGGGTTTGATGGAAGCTGCGCGAATAATGCTGATATTTATGGCCCAGCGCCTTGCGATGTGACCGCTTATTCTACCGGTCTTAGAAATACCTACGATTTTGTATTTCACTCGAATGGTTCAATTTACGCCCCTGACAATGGTTTAGGCGTTACTGGCGCCTTCCCGGCGCAACCATTCCCAGACTGCTCTGGTTTTGCCAGCCCAACACCATGGACTCAAGGAGGTCAAAATCCACTTGAACAACCAGACTTACTACTACAATTAAAAGAAGGGATGTTTTATGGCCACCCAAACCCCTCTATAGACGAGTGCGTATTTAAAGATGGCAGTTACCAGGGAGTTACGCCTTCTCTAAATTATGAACCACCTCTTGCCATTATAGGAGCCCATACATCTTCAAATGGCATTATTGAGTATCAGTCAAATGCGGTCTGCGGTCAGCTTAAAGGAAACCTGCTAATTACCAACTACTCACTGGGCGATAACATTGTAAGAGTTCGGCTTGATGAGAGTGGGAATTCCGTGCTATCGCAGGAGAGTTTGGTCGGTAATTTTAATGACCCTCTAACACTCTCAGAAAACTCAAGTGGAGACATATTTGTAGCCGAGTTTGGAAGTGGAAAAATTACCTCGCTACGAGCTGTTTCTAGCGGATGTTGGGAGTCGCTTTCTGATTCACCAGAATCGCTGTTAGATTCAGGTAGTACCTCTTACAACGGAAAACTCTACACTGTTGGCGGTAAAACACCTTCTGGCCCAGTTAACAGCGTATTCGAATATTCGACCTCAACTGATACCTGGAGCCAACTTACCAACAAACCAGGAACCCCAGTAGAAAATCCTGCCGCAGTTGCGTTTAACAATGCGATATACGTTTTCGGCGGCTCCACTCTTCCCTTTTCTGGTGCAACTCATGAGGCATATAGATACGACATCGCAAGTGACTCATGGAGCGCTATAGCCAATATGCCAACAGCGAGAGGGGGAATTAGAGCCGAAGTCATCAACGGCTTGATTTATATTGCTGGCGGTATGGATCAATCTGGAGCCTCTATTAATACTCTAGAAATATATGATCCTGTTAGCAATTCCTGGTCGTCAGGCTCACCAATGAATGAGGTGAGGGATAACCCTGGAACAGCAGTCATAAATGGCAAGTTGTACGTTATTGGTGGACGAGAGCGTACATCAAATGGCGTAACAATAAATGGAACCAAGTCATCAGGCGAGGTATACAACCCAGCAAACGATAGTTGGAACAGTATAGCCAATATGCCAACAGGAAGAAGGACAATGGTGGTTGGCGCACTCAACGAAAAAATACAAGTAATTGGAGGAGAGTATAACCCCGCAGCTCCCGACTTTATGTTCAGGGAAAATGAAGAATATGACCCTGTTTTCGACACGTGGACGGCCCTCCCTATAACGCCTTATCCGAGGCACGGAGCTGCATTTTCTACAATCAATAATGCGCTTTACATAAATGGTGGCGGAGAAAAAGGAGGCAGTTCTTTTACAAATACAACCGAGAAGTTTACCCGCTAAACAGCAATACTCCGGTAAAGGGACTCCCCTTTACCGGAGCAGTCAATGCAGCTATTACCCCGTTAGCAACATCATAAAGTCTGTTTTAGGTTCAAATAAAGATTAGGATACGGAAGTCACGTTTACTCGAAGAAATATACTTACTGAATGTCTTCGTCACAGTTAAGCCCCTCGCCCCCAACAGCACACGTAATAAGTCATTAGTGCTTCTTCAACTACGACCCACCAATTAGCCCAAAAAATTGATTTTGCAGCTATTAAAGTAAAAATTATTTTGTGATAGTCGATAGTAATTTTTACACTATGGCCACTCTATGCGGTATATTGATTACTCGTTTTACCGTTAGGCAACAATAAGACTCAAAGAGCAAATAGCGTTGAAATATAAACATAAAAGCCCCCTCCCCCTGTTCGACACGCTTAAAGTGATGCTAGAAGAGAAGTACGAGAAAAACCCAACTGTGCTGGCTCGTATAAAGTCAGATGCACCAGCCAATGCCGAATCAGATTATAATATTGCCTGTGAGTTTTTATGCAGTTATCGGGGTAGTGCCGATACGTTTGCGTCGTATCGCCGAGAAGTTGAGCGTCTATTGCAATGGGCCTGGTTCGTGGCAGGTATTAGCCTCAAAGACATACGACGTTCTGAAATAGATGACTTTCTGGACTTTTGTCAACATCCCCCTAAGGAGTGGATTGGTTTGAAAACGGTTTCTCGCTTTGTTGACCAGCATGGGCAACGCGTTATTAACCGGGAGTGGCGACCTTTTGTTTCTAAAGTGGGTAAAGTTGAGTACTCGTCTGAACATACGCCAGATATCAATAACTGGGTATTATCACAAAAATCATTTCAAGCGATCTTTTCAATTCTCAGTAGCTTCTTTAACTTTCTGATTCAGGAAGAACACAGTGACGTCAACCCTATTGCCCTTATTCGCCAAAAGAGTAAATTCATCCGCAAAAAGCAGAGCGAAAAGATTCGCCGCTTATCTGATTTACAATGGGAATATGTAATTGAAACAGCAGAAATAATGGCGCAACAAAACCCGCTTGTGCACG
Proteins encoded in this window:
- a CDS encoding Kelch repeat-containing protein produces the protein MQKIINYLLLTLLSTCLAVQANASELRASPNANRSASVLLEGASLVGDTYIYAEPTSTSTKQVRFYLDTGTSTQPTKIENLEPYDFAGTQLDNTAIAFDTTTVTDGYHSLSVEIEDNSGNIEVLESQFLVANSEPSLVLGNALLNASVTEGSSPITLSTTVSASDGTNSVYNVTESTSWLNVSGSSSTTPSNIDVVIDPSSLTPGEYNSVINFTATGLHPTQLSITLLVTAQGTGAYQLLVSDQSDRSSPSILNDSTLSGDTHIFISPEDNVKQVQFFLDSPLTDPATKIENVKPFDLGGTQTNTNAIPYDTTTLVDGFHTLQAKVIMNDSSEEVVTANFSVANSTSGFLFSPSIINEDVISGSSPLQINVLLGLNAAADGSSPLYSAVSSAPWLTVSPSTGSAPETLLVTLDPTGLSNGTHNANIQVSSPGFETASLPVAMTVSQFGHILEASSGTINISSTPNSGEVSQLVTISTSDNTATNYSVASDSSWLTVTSPTGLTPEDITIKVNTNSLANGSYQGVLTVSASSFDSISIIVNVTISDSDKCAPVICSAIKVPLPYELNFDTDNGHLLDKNNMGTGFTYIQPSSNGGGLLNSKFEVDTGSDNLVLTTTAGIQYLANNNLNNALGVGFAGPNQITDISTTLISPPEGSGNYEQAGLWFGFDEDHYVKLVLLSTPSGATVELAYESGGVISSSTYVNVPNVSSSDLTFRIIATPSSKTVTGYYSINGGFEHKVDTLTVSPEMFSFDAAGIDPEIGTRSFAGIFATNRHSTTELTYTFDHFTVKENLTPPGGTNFDFTRKSYDISFPTSMVWAPDGRLYVTELFGTIHALTYDDNLNVIDDEVISSLTSTHGGRLTLGITYHQDSASDPSDFSLWVSHSSPSIDNGVANSGTVSRLSGTGFGVVEDIVTGLPRAKANHAPNSLHFGPDDRLYIAIGGNTGAGAPVNVPTEFGDRAEQPLSAALVVADVFASGFDGSCANNADIYGPAPCDVTAYSTGLRNTYDFVFHSNGSIYAPDNGLGVTGAFPAQPFPDCSGFASPTPWTQGGQNPLEQPDLLLQLKEGMFYGHPNPSIDECVFKDGSYQGVTPSLNYEPPLAIIGAHTSSNGIIEYQSNAVCGQLKGNLLITNYSLGDNIVRVRLDESGNSVLSQESLVGNFNDPLTLSENSSGDIFVAEFGSGKITSLRAVSSGCWESLSDSPESLLDSGSTSYNGKLYTVGGKTPSGPVNSVFEYSTSTDTWSQLTNKPGTPVENPAAVAFNNAIYVFGGSTLPFSGATHEAYRYDIASDSWSAIANMPTARGGIRAEVINGLIYIAGGMDQSGASINTLEIYDPVSNSWSSGSPMNEVRDNPGTAVINGKLYVIGGRERTSNGVTINGTKSSGEVYNPANDSWNSIANMPTGRRTMVVGALNEKIQVIGGEYNPAAPDFMFRENEEYDPVFDTWTALPITPYPRHGAAFSTINNALYINGGGEKGGSSFTNTTEKFTR
- a CDS encoding tyrosine-type recombinase/integrase is translated as MKYKHKSPLPLFDTLKVMLEEKYEKNPTVLARIKSDAPANAESDYNIACEFLCSYRGSADTFASYRREVERLLQWAWFVAGISLKDIRRSEIDDFLDFCQHPPKEWIGLKTVSRFVDQHGQRVINREWRPFVSKVGKVEYSSEHTPDINNWVLSQKSFQAIFSILSSFFNFLIQEEHSDVNPIALIRQKSKFIRKKQSEKIRRLSDLQWEYVIETAEIMAQQNPLVHERTLFVMNALYGMYLRISELTQSERWYPKMGDFQLDMDGNWWFITVGKGNKERSVSVSDEMLAALKRYRTYRNLSVLPYPGEQTPLIPKTRGTGAVSSTRQIRNIVQTCFDAAVKRMVEDGFIEDSERLKTATVHWLRHTGISDDVKRRPREHVRDDAGHGSSAITDKYIDVELRERHASARKKSIKPS